Proteins from a genomic interval of Bradyrhizobium sp. CCBAU 53340:
- a CDS encoding 3-hydroxybutyryl-CoA dehydrogenase, which produces MSRRANIACLGAGRMGRGIAVAFAYAGHAVTMIDIKARSADDFAKLKSDALDEVRKTFVSLSKLGLVTETEVDPLIARVSVVPASQSGAALSEAGIVFEGVPEVVELKREVLGAASRQVGPDTILASTTSTILVDDLSGAIENPRRFLNVHWLNPAYLIPLVEVSPGKATDPAIIDEVKALLEGIGKVPVVCAATPGFIVPRIQALAMNEAARMVEEGVASAEEIDKAIRYGFGFRYAVLGLLEFIDWGGGDILYYASRYLEGALGSDRYRAPDVISRNMHEGRIGLRTGAGFLDYSGLDVDAYRAKRLQAMVDLLRHFDLARPPVIDRN; this is translated from the coding sequence ATGAGCCGCCGCGCGAACATTGCGTGTCTCGGAGCTGGTCGCATGGGCCGCGGCATCGCCGTCGCTTTTGCCTATGCCGGGCACGCGGTCACAATGATCGACATCAAGGCCCGCTCAGCGGACGATTTCGCCAAGCTGAAATCGGACGCGCTTGACGAGGTCAGGAAGACCTTTGTCAGCCTGTCGAAGCTCGGATTGGTGACCGAGACCGAGGTCGACCCGCTCATCGCGCGAGTTTCAGTGGTGCCGGCCAGCCAAAGTGGCGCCGCTCTGTCAGAAGCCGGAATCGTGTTCGAGGGCGTCCCTGAGGTCGTTGAGCTCAAGCGGGAGGTGCTGGGAGCGGCTTCAAGGCAGGTCGGCCCGGATACGATCCTCGCATCGACCACGTCGACCATCCTTGTCGACGATCTCTCCGGAGCAATTGAAAATCCGCGCCGCTTCCTCAACGTCCACTGGCTCAATCCAGCCTATTTGATCCCGCTGGTCGAGGTTTCGCCCGGCAAAGCCACAGACCCTGCCATTATTGATGAGGTCAAGGCGCTGCTCGAAGGCATCGGCAAGGTGCCAGTGGTCTGCGCCGCGACACCAGGCTTCATCGTTCCGCGCATCCAGGCGCTCGCGATGAACGAAGCGGCGCGGATGGTCGAGGAAGGCGTCGCCAGTGCGGAAGAGATCGACAAGGCGATCCGCTATGGCTTCGGCTTTCGCTATGCGGTGCTTGGGTTGCTTGAGTTCATCGATTGGGGCGGCGGGGATATTCTGTACTACGCCAGCCGCTATCTCGAAGGCGCCCTCGGCAGCGATCGCTATCGCGCTCCCGACGTCATTTCGCGCAACATGCATGAAGGTCGGATCGGCTTGCGCACGGGCGCGGGCTTTCTCGATTATTCGGGCCTCGACGTCGACGCCTATCGCGCGAAGCGACTCCAGGCCATGGTCGACCTGCTCCGGCACTTCGATCTGGCCCGTCCGCCTGTGATCGACCGCAACTAA